Proteins encoded together in one Alkalibaculum bacchi window:
- a CDS encoding transposase, translating to MPRIARRKDPELPHHVMCRSISEIRLFRNDNDKIKYLQLIALYCQKFECKVLAYCLMDTHVHIQLDPKGCDISKFMHGLNLCYAQYYNRKYRRHGHVFQNRFLNKVIDVDEYNLTVSAYIHNNPKDLPNYYDCVDEYYFSSYGIYLDKHPDDFGLIDADFILSQFGKSPKLAQKVYAEFVTSCNKVIQKEKLFDIIEKFVSTEPYEYRSERYIYYRELKPNQVIEIVAKTFNINNPEFIKIKYSHSITNFKAVSIFLMRCLCDYSYKEICKEIRNLTLSQVAKLNRKGFELIQSNPKYQSLLPDLLEKIKVA from the coding sequence ATGCCAAGAATCGCAAGACGTAAAGACCCAGAACTCCCACACCACGTCATGTGCAGAAGCATCAGTGAAATCAGACTCTTCAGAAACGACAACGATAAAATCAAATACCTCCAACTAATAGCACTCTACTGCCAAAAATTCGAGTGCAAAGTTTTAGCCTATTGCCTAATGGACACCCATGTCCACATTCAACTCGATCCCAAGGGCTGTGACATCTCCAAGTTCATGCATGGCTTAAACCTTTGTTATGCTCAGTATTACAATAGGAAGTACCGTCGTCACGGTCATGTCTTTCAAAACAGATTTCTTAATAAGGTAATCGACGTAGACGAATACAATCTAACGGTCTCCGCATACATACACAACAATCCAAAAGATTTACCCAACTATTACGACTGTGTCGATGAATATTACTTCTCATCCTACGGCATCTACCTAGATAAACATCCTGATGATTTTGGCTTAATAGACGCAGACTTCATCTTGTCTCAGTTTGGCAAGAGCCCTAAATTAGCTCAGAAAGTATATGCAGAGTTTGTAACCTCCTGCAACAAGGTCATCCAAAAGGAGAAACTCTTCGACATCATAGAAAAATTTGTCTCCACCGAACCCTACGAATACCGTAGCGAACGATACATCTACTACCGAGAACTAAAACCAAATCAAGTCATAGAAATAGTAGCAAAAACCTTCAACATAAATAATCCAGAGTTTATAAAGATTAAGTACAGTCATAGCATCACAAATTTTAAAGCAGTATCAATATTTTTAATGAGATGCCTCTGTGATTATAGTTATAAAGAGATCTGTAAGGAAATCAGGAATCTTACCCTATCTCAAGTAGCTAAACTCAATCGAAAAGGTTTTGAGCTGATCCAAAGTAATCCAAAGTATCAAAGCCTGCTGCCAGACCTACTTGAGAAAATTAAAGTAGCTTAA
- a CDS encoding exodeoxyribonuclease III — MDILFLSDNTTLTEFDRKISWQIDFIRRKTLKFISWNIDSLNAALTSDSARALLSRDVLETIIQHNPEIIALQETKLSSNGPTKKHLEILKDKFPDYEIVWNSSVEPARKGYAGTMFLYKNHLKPSVIFPVIDAPGTMDAEGRIITLEFEHFYLTQVYTPNAGDGLNRLEERQIWDIKYANYLVNLDKEKYLIATGDFNVAHKEIDLAHPNNNRNSAGFTDEERQGFTNLLEKGFTDTFRYVHGDVTDVYTWWAQRAKTSKINNSGWRIDYWLVSNRITDKVIKSEMIDSGPRQDHTPILLEINF; from the coding sequence ATGGATATACTATTTTTATCAGATAATACTACACTTACAGAATTTGATAGAAAAATAAGTTGGCAAATAGATTTTATTAGGAGGAAAACATTGAAGTTTATTTCATGGAATATTGATTCATTAAATGCAGCATTAACAAGTGATTCAGCACGTGCTTTATTATCTCGAGATGTATTAGAGACGATTATACAACATAATCCAGAAATTATTGCCTTACAGGAAACAAAGTTATCAAGTAATGGTCCTACGAAAAAGCATTTAGAAATTTTGAAGGATAAGTTTCCAGATTACGAAATTGTTTGGAATAGTTCAGTAGAACCAGCTCGCAAGGGTTACGCAGGTACCATGTTTTTATATAAGAACCATTTAAAACCATCCGTTATATTTCCAGTAATTGATGCGCCAGGCACCATGGATGCTGAGGGTCGAATCATTACATTAGAGTTTGAACATTTCTACCTAACACAAGTTTATACGCCCAATGCGGGGGATGGTCTGAATCGTTTAGAAGAGCGTCAGATTTGGGATATAAAATATGCAAATTATCTAGTAAATCTTGATAAAGAGAAGTATCTTATAGCAACAGGTGATTTCAACGTAGCACATAAAGAAATCGATTTGGCTCATCCTAATAATAATCGTAACTCAGCTGGCTTTACTGATGAGGAACGCCAAGGCTTTACAAATCTTTTAGAAAAAGGTTTTACAGATACCTTTCGCTATGTTCACGGAGATGTAACAGATGTTTATACTTGGTGGGCTCAGCGTGCTAAAACAAGTAAAATTAATAATTCTGGTTGGAGAATTGATTATTGGTTGGTGAGCAATCGCATTACAGATAAAGTAATTAAATCTGAAATGATTGATTCAGGTCCAAGACAAGATCATACACCAATATTACTTGAAATTAATTTCTAG
- a CDS encoding metallophosphoesterase family protein, with translation KTIDRVIKCFQEDEVNCIIFGHSHMPLSQLYKDILLFNPGSPTDKRRNKNYSFGILEIHESIHPHIVYF, from the coding sequence AAAACCATAGACCGTGTAATAAAATGTTTTCAAGAGGACGAAGTAAACTGCATTATTTTCGGGCACAGCCATATGCCATTATCACAGCTCTATAAGGACATTTTACTATTTAACCCAGGCTCGCCAACAGACAAAAGGCGAAACAAAAATTATTCTTTTGGTATTTTAGAGATTCATGAGAGTATTCATCCTCATATAGTATATTTTTAA